A stretch of the Glutamicibacter sp. JL.03c genome encodes the following:
- a CDS encoding iron chaperone: protein MNEAEQSGFSAAEKAAMKERAAEVRAPKKRMTKAEKAAQARKELEEKIASFQGADKVLAARLHQIITETAPELEPKTWYGMPAYALDGKILCFIQDAKKFDARYLTFGFNDVAQLDEGTLWPTSFAITALDRKQERMIAQLVTKAVGR from the coding sequence ATGAACGAGGCAGAGCAGTCCGGATTCTCGGCGGCCGAGAAAGCGGCGATGAAGGAACGCGCGGCGGAGGTGCGGGCGCCGAAGAAGCGCATGACAAAAGCAGAAAAAGCCGCCCAGGCGCGCAAGGAGCTCGAAGAGAAGATCGCTTCCTTCCAAGGTGCCGACAAGGTGCTCGCTGCAAGATTGCATCAGATCATCACCGAGACCGCGCCGGAATTGGAGCCCAAGACCTGGTACGGCATGCCGGCCTACGCCTTGGATGGCAAGATCCTCTGCTTTATCCAGGACGCCAAGAAGTTCGATGCCCGCTATCTGACCTTCGGATTCAACGATGTGGCGCAGCTTGATGAGGGGACGCTCTGGCCAACCTCGTTTGCGATCACCGCGTTGGATAGGAAGCAAGAGCGC
- a CDS encoding VOC family protein → MTQISVQYIPVTVLDVDEALGFYRDGLGLEVVSDVANAGFRWVSLAVPGQPGLNLVLSAPGAGRSDADAQSLAELVAKGALGGLVLSVDALDPLFESLSASGAEVLQEPMDQPWGPRDCAFRDPSGNMVRINQAMKGQGE, encoded by the coding sequence ATGACACAGATTTCAGTTCAGTACATTCCAGTCACCGTCCTCGATGTTGATGAAGCCTTGGGCTTCTACCGGGACGGTCTGGGCCTGGAGGTAGTCTCCGATGTGGCCAATGCGGGATTCCGCTGGGTCAGTCTTGCGGTGCCCGGCCAGCCGGGGTTGAACCTGGTGCTCTCCGCCCCGGGGGCCGGACGTTCCGATGCCGATGCCCAGTCACTGGCAGAACTTGTGGCCAAGGGCGCCTTGGGCGGGCTGGTGCTCAGCGTCGACGCCCTTGACCCGTTGTTCGAATCGCTCAGCGCTTCCGGCGCCGAAGTGCTGCAGGAACCCATGGATCAGCCGTGGGGTCCCCGCGATTGCGCTTTCCGCGACCCGTCGGGCAACATGGTCCGCATCAACCAGGCGATGAAGGGGCAGGGAGAATGA
- a CDS encoding helix-turn-helix domain-containing protein — MDTQALKVLAHLRRAKDLMDQHYDQPLDVPAMANKALMSPAHFSREFKRAYGETPYSYLLTRRIERAMHLLRSGTSVTDACMQVGWSSLGSFSTRFTEVVGETPTAYREREHEDSEQIPACIAKVLLRPSRF, encoded by the coding sequence ATGGATACCCAGGCGCTGAAGGTCCTGGCGCATCTGCGCAGGGCCAAGGATCTAATGGATCAGCACTATGACCAGCCGCTGGATGTCCCTGCGATGGCCAACAAGGCGCTGATGTCCCCGGCCCATTTTTCGCGCGAATTCAAACGTGCTTATGGGGAGACCCCGTACTCCTACCTGTTGACGCGCCGCATCGAGCGGGCCATGCATCTTCTGCGTTCCGGGACTTCGGTCACCGACGCCTGCATGCAGGTTGGCTGGAGTTCCCTGGGTTCCTTCAGCACCCGCTTCACCGAGGTTGTGGGCGAGACGCCGACCGCCTATCGGGAGCGCGAGCATGAGGATTCGGAGCAGATCCCGGCGTGCATCGCCAAAGTCCTATTGCGCCCCTCAAGATTCTGA
- a CDS encoding MFS transporter: MPVKEARPGFGLLAILLAAVGIAPLLSYGLNATSDLVIRDLGITESQFGLLATACFGCAAIGNVVFGRFSDAQPDSRLVLIIFGTASAAMALAAVDAGYVLLLVASGIAGFAQSFPNGVTNRILAQRVPAAQRITWTGIKQSGVQVSQLVGSLGFPLLAALIGWQGASLAGALLAAGLAILAVRIIKATPVLAAPAPGESKQSGTDSGEPVASAAASTRFIIYALSLFGFINGVGVQATNVYLALFAVRELDFSLVAGGLTAAVAGIVGVSARVGWGRMMSRGVAAPKLLLLLAVLATGGGASFLLAQLLHSPILLWLAVALHGASALGVSVVLMAALLRVVPANRLGSSSGLVSAGQFGGFTVGPLAMGLLVGSAGGFAAGWVCVIGVYLCCTVLGIFLVLRSARSR; this comes from the coding sequence ATGCCAGTCAAGGAAGCACGCCCCGGATTCGGGCTGCTGGCCATCCTCCTGGCGGCTGTGGGCATCGCGCCGCTGCTGAGCTACGGGTTGAACGCCACCAGCGATTTGGTGATCCGGGACCTGGGCATCACCGAATCGCAGTTCGGGCTCTTGGCCACGGCTTGCTTCGGCTGCGCGGCCATCGGCAATGTGGTGTTCGGGAGATTCTCCGATGCGCAGCCCGACTCCCGGCTGGTGCTGATCATTTTCGGAACCGCGTCGGCCGCCATGGCCCTAGCGGCGGTGGATGCAGGATATGTGCTGCTGCTGGTGGCCTCCGGGATCGCCGGCTTCGCCCAGTCCTTCCCCAACGGGGTGACCAACCGGATTCTGGCCCAACGCGTTCCTGCGGCCCAGCGTATTACCTGGACCGGCATCAAGCAGTCCGGGGTCCAGGTCTCGCAGCTGGTCGGCAGCCTTGGCTTTCCGCTGCTGGCTGCACTGATCGGCTGGCAGGGCGCTTCCCTGGCCGGGGCGCTGCTGGCCGCGGGCCTGGCCATCCTTGCAGTGCGCATAATCAAGGCCACCCCGGTGCTTGCCGCCCCGGCGCCAGGTGAGAGCAAGCAGAGCGGCACTGATAGCGGCGAGCCGGTAGCCAGCGCGGCTGCTTCCACCCGGTTCATCATCTACGCGCTGAGCCTGTTCGGATTCATCAACGGCGTGGGCGTGCAGGCCACGAATGTGTATCTGGCGCTCTTTGCGGTGCGCGAATTGGACTTCTCGCTGGTTGCCGGCGGGCTGACGGCGGCCGTGGCCGGAATTGTCGGGGTCAGCGCCCGAGTCGGGTGGGGGCGGATGATGTCGCGGGGAGTTGCCGCGCCGAAGCTCCTGCTATTGCTGGCGGTATTGGCCACCGGTGGCGGGGCGAGTTTCCTGCTGGCCCAGCTGCTGCACTCCCCGATCCTGCTCTGGCTTGCGGTCGCGCTGCATGGCGCTTCGGCCTTGGGAGTATCGGTGGTGCTGATGGCGGCGCTGCTTCGCGTGGTTCCGGCGAATCGCCTGGGCAGTTCCAGCGGCCTGGTGTCTGCCGGCCAGTTTGGCGGTTTCACTGTGGGGCCGCTGGCCATGGGATTGCTCGTGGGATCAGCCGGGGGCTTCGCCGCGGGCTGGGTCTGCGTTATCGGCGTGTACCTGTGCTGCACGGTGCTGGGAATCTTCCTGGTCCTGCGTTCGGCTCGGAGCCGGTAA
- a CDS encoding amino-acid N-acetyltransferase has protein sequence MNTFTVRSARTSDVPAIRDLVRPLAEQRILLDKEAVTYYESIQEFVVAQDAHGNVVGCGGLHVIWEDIAEIRTLATSDTVRGMGVGHLLLGELLRRAKAVGVSRVFCLTFEVAFFERQGFSVMADQSAVDSSVYQEILLSRDEGVAEFLDLARVKPNTLGNTRMIIALD, from the coding sequence GTGAATACTTTTACCGTCCGCTCCGCCAGAACCAGTGATGTCCCGGCCATTCGCGATCTTGTGCGACCTTTGGCCGAACAACGCATCTTGCTGGATAAGGAAGCGGTGACCTACTACGAATCCATTCAGGAATTCGTTGTAGCCCAGGACGCCCACGGGAATGTTGTCGGCTGTGGTGGCCTGCACGTGATCTGGGAAGACATCGCCGAAATCCGCACCCTCGCCACTTCCGATACGGTCCGCGGCATGGGCGTCGGGCACCTTTTGCTGGGTGAATTGCTGCGCCGGGCCAAGGCCGTCGGGGTTTCCCGGGTCTTCTGCCTGACCTTCGAGGTCGCCTTCTTCGAACGCCAGGGTTTCAGCGTGATGGCCGACCAGAGCGCAGTGGATTCCTCGGTGTACCAGGAAATCCTGCTCTCAAGGGATGAAGGCGTAGCCGAATTCCTGGACCTTGCCCGGGTCAAGCCCAATACGCTGGGAAATACCCGCATGATCATCGCCCTGGACTAG
- a CDS encoding DUF1206 domain-containing protein encodes MNASVDPAAAAHQAARHPWFERLARLGYIANGILHGTIGVLAAVLATGGQAQADQSGAMQALSAQPFGVVLLWICAVGALLLGVWSLAQVLLPEKEAKDRLKFAGTGVVFLAVGFAFGRFAVGNPSDSGQSTTSLSGMLMKSVAGRAALIILGLVLLGMAGYYIYKGVSRKFLDDLHRSSRSEISSAIRYSGMIGYPAKGLVLGALGLLFIVATIQGDPEEASGIDGALKAIRDQAYGSVLLMVIAAGLLSYAIYLVLRARYDRMD; translated from the coding sequence ATGAACGCTTCCGTTGATCCGGCCGCTGCCGCCCATCAGGCCGCACGGCACCCGTGGTTTGAACGCCTGGCCCGGCTCGGCTACATCGCCAACGGCATTTTGCACGGCACCATCGGGGTTCTTGCCGCGGTGCTCGCCACCGGCGGGCAGGCGCAGGCCGACCAGAGCGGCGCCATGCAGGCGCTGTCGGCACAGCCCTTCGGCGTGGTGCTGCTGTGGATTTGCGCCGTCGGCGCGCTATTGCTCGGTGTGTGGTCGCTGGCCCAGGTGCTGCTGCCGGAGAAGGAAGCCAAGGATCGGCTCAAGTTCGCGGGCACCGGCGTGGTGTTCCTGGCCGTGGGGTTCGCCTTCGGCCGTTTTGCCGTGGGCAACCCCAGCGATTCTGGCCAGAGCACCACGAGCCTGAGCGGCATGCTGATGAAGTCCGTGGCGGGGCGGGCCGCGCTGATCATCCTGGGCCTGGTGCTGCTGGGGATGGCCGGGTATTACATCTACAAGGGAGTGAGCCGCAAATTCCTTGATGATCTGCACCGGTCGAGCCGCAGCGAAATCTCCTCGGCGATCCGCTATTCCGGGATGATCGGCTACCCTGCCAAGGGGCTGGTGCTCGGGGCGCTGGGGCTCTTATTCATCGTGGCCACCATCCAGGGCGATCCCGAAGAGGCCAGCGGCATCGACGGGGCGCTCAAGGCCATCCGCGACCAGGCCTATGGCTCGGTGCTGCTGATGGTCATTGCCGCCGGCCTGCTCAGCTATGCGATCTACCTGGTCTTGCGCGCCCGCTATGACCGGATGGACTAG
- a CDS encoding A/G-specific adenine glycosylase, producing the protein MQQIHHLINDWYQKNSRDLPWRRDRVSGWEVMVSEFMLQQTPVARVLPVWEQWMRRWPRPQDLAAEPLSEALKAWGRLGYPRRAQRLHAAAVEITTEYNGEVPRTEEALRALPGVGDYTAAAIACFAFGERTVVVDTNIRRVHARLFGGMALPEPGPRASEFARARRVQPEDDCQANLWNISVMELGALVCTARSPRCDACPVFEQCAWIAAGQPAPHYTPKGQAWKGTDRQVRGAIMAVLREHEHPVPQASFLADLAGQSHATYVALEKLQAEPAQRERALAGLLKDGLAVLEDDGVRLPS; encoded by the coding sequence GTGCAACAAATCCATCACCTCATCAATGACTGGTACCAGAAGAATTCCCGGGACCTGCCCTGGCGCCGTGACCGCGTGAGCGGCTGGGAGGTCATGGTCAGCGAATTCATGCTCCAGCAGACCCCCGTGGCGCGTGTCCTGCCGGTGTGGGAACAGTGGATGCGCCGTTGGCCGCGGCCTCAGGACCTGGCCGCTGAGCCGCTCTCCGAAGCGCTGAAGGCCTGGGGCCGCTTGGGCTACCCGCGCAGGGCCCAGCGGCTGCATGCCGCGGCGGTGGAAATCACCACCGAATACAACGGCGAGGTGCCACGCACCGAAGAGGCGCTGAGGGCCTTGCCCGGGGTAGGCGACTATACGGCCGCAGCCATTGCCTGCTTCGCTTTCGGTGAGCGCACCGTGGTGGTCGATACCAATATCCGGCGGGTGCATGCCCGGCTCTTTGGCGGCATGGCCCTGCCCGAGCCCGGCCCGCGCGCCAGCGAATTCGCGCGCGCCCGGCGGGTGCAGCCCGAAGATGATTGCCAGGCGAATTTGTGGAATATCTCGGTGATGGAGCTCGGCGCGCTGGTATGCACCGCGCGCAGCCCGCGCTGTGATGCCTGCCCGGTCTTCGAGCAGTGCGCATGGATCGCCGCAGGCCAGCCGGCCCCGCACTACACTCCGAAGGGCCAGGCCTGGAAGGGCACCGACCGCCAGGTGCGAGGCGCGATCATGGCGGTCCTGCGCGAACATGAGCATCCGGTTCCGCAAGCTTCCTTCCTGGCCGATCTTGCCGGGCAGAGCCACGCCACCTATGTGGCGCTGGAAAAGCTGCAGGCTGAACCCGCGCAGCGCGAGCGGGCCCTGGCCGGCTTGCTCAAAGACGGGCTGGCAGTGCTCGAAGATGACGGCGTGCGCCTGCCATCCTAG
- the disA gene encoding DNA integrity scanning diadenylate cyclase DisA: MKANPSPGFLAILAQIAPGTELAQGLERIQRGRTGALIVLGHDKVVESISSGGFRINTDYTPTRIRELAKMDGAIILDGTARQILQAGVQLMPDAQIDTQESGTRHRTAERVAAQTGFPTISVSQSMQTITLYAAGERHVLEPAERLLARGNQAIATLERYRHRLDQVTSALSAAEIEDVATAREVLAVLQRTEMLRRTSEEISRYVLELGMDGRLLAAQHAELLSGIQVDNQLLMRDYAQAEDPELDIDIALERLHEVSDAQLIDLEGLTKILFPQGSVGPDDQLTPKGYRLLSQIRTVPKAIGDRLVASFDNLQLLMAASTTALMEIEGVGEQRARSIREGLARMAESSLLDRYI; the protein is encoded by the coding sequence TTGAAAGCGAACCCATCCCCCGGATTCCTGGCCATCCTGGCCCAAATCGCCCCGGGGACCGAACTTGCCCAGGGGCTCGAGCGCATCCAGCGCGGCCGCACCGGCGCCCTGATCGTGCTGGGACATGACAAGGTGGTTGAATCCATCAGCTCCGGCGGCTTCAGGATCAACACCGACTACACGCCCACCCGCATCCGCGAACTGGCGAAGATGGACGGGGCGATCATCCTGGATGGCACTGCCCGCCAGATCCTCCAGGCCGGGGTGCAGCTGATGCCCGACGCGCAGATCGACACCCAGGAGTCAGGCACCCGCCACCGCACGGCCGAACGTGTTGCCGCGCAGACCGGCTTCCCGACCATTTCGGTCTCCCAGTCCATGCAGACCATTACGCTCTACGCCGCCGGCGAGCGCCACGTGCTCGAGCCGGCCGAACGGCTGCTGGCCCGAGGCAACCAGGCCATCGCCACCCTGGAGCGCTACCGCCACCGCCTGGACCAGGTCACCAGCGCCCTGTCCGCGGCGGAGATCGAGGATGTAGCTACCGCCCGCGAAGTCCTGGCGGTCTTGCAGCGCACCGAAATGCTGCGCCGGACCAGCGAGGAAATCTCCCGCTACGTGCTGGAGCTGGGCATGGACGGGCGCCTGCTGGCCGCGCAGCATGCGGAATTGCTCTCCGGGATCCAGGTCGATAACCAGCTGCTGATGCGCGACTACGCGCAGGCCGAAGACCCGGAGCTAGATATTGATATCGCTCTCGAGAGACTGCATGAGGTCTCCGATGCGCAGCTGATCGACCTTGAAGGGTTGACCAAGATCCTGTTCCCGCAGGGCAGTGTCGGGCCCGATGATCAGCTCACGCCCAAGGGCTACCGCCTGCTCTCGCAGATCCGCACGGTGCCCAAGGCCATCGGTGATCGACTGGTGGCGTCCTTTGATAATTTGCAGCTTTTGATGGCCGCCTCGACGACCGCGTTGATGGAGATCGAAGGGGTGGGCGAACAACGCGCCCGTTCCATCCGCGAGGGCCTGGCCCGCATGGCCGAGTCCTCGCTGCTGGATCGCTACATCTAG
- the radA gene encoding DNA repair protein RadA: protein MAKTSTRSKSSPTFKCSECGWTTIKWVGRCGECQGWGTVEEVGVVSARTVAAAKVAHPAKPIAQIDGSEAAFRPSGVSELDRVLGGGLVPAAAILLAGEPGVGKSTLLLDVAAKAAQTGLRVLYLTGEESAAQVKSRAERINAIADTLYLAAETDLALALGQIQEIDPQLLILDSVQTFSSAEVDGAAGGVSQVREVAASIINAAKTRAMSTIMVGHVTKEGSVAGPRLLEHLVDVVCQFDGEKHSRLRILRALKNRYGATDEVGCFDLNEDGIESLTDPSKLFVTRTRNPVPGTCITVTLEGRRPLVAEVQTLLSRSNAPAARRATSGLDAARAQMVVAVLQARAHMDLSSMDSYIATVGGVKIAEPASDLACALALASSMNEFPLPQDFVAFGEVGLAGEVRQVPEISRRITEAQRLGFSFAMAPATPEPLKNIPDGIRVFQVENIAQALDIAFTQRQKPTR, encoded by the coding sequence ATGGCCAAAACCTCCACACGCAGCAAGTCTTCGCCGACATTCAAATGTTCTGAATGCGGCTGGACCACCATCAAATGGGTGGGACGCTGCGGCGAATGCCAGGGGTGGGGCACCGTTGAAGAGGTAGGGGTTGTCTCCGCGCGCACCGTGGCCGCCGCCAAGGTGGCCCACCCGGCCAAGCCGATCGCCCAGATCGATGGCTCCGAAGCGGCCTTCAGGCCCAGCGGGGTCTCCGAACTGGACCGCGTGCTCGGTGGCGGGCTGGTACCGGCCGCGGCCATCCTGCTTGCCGGTGAACCGGGCGTCGGAAAGTCCACGCTGCTCCTGGATGTGGCCGCCAAGGCCGCGCAGACCGGTCTTCGGGTGCTGTATTTGACCGGCGAGGAATCCGCGGCCCAGGTCAAGTCCCGGGCCGAACGCATCAACGCGATCGCCGACACCCTGTATCTGGCCGCCGAAACCGATCTGGCGCTGGCCCTGGGACAGATCCAGGAGATCGACCCGCAGCTGCTGATCCTGGACTCGGTGCAGACCTTCTCCTCGGCCGAGGTTGATGGGGCCGCCGGCGGCGTCTCGCAGGTGCGCGAAGTGGCCGCATCGATCATCAACGCCGCCAAGACCCGTGCGATGTCCACCATCATGGTCGGGCACGTGACCAAGGAAGGCTCGGTCGCGGGCCCCCGCCTGCTGGAGCACCTGGTGGATGTGGTCTGCCAGTTCGACGGCGAAAAGCATTCGAGGCTTCGCATCCTGCGCGCGCTGAAGAACCGCTACGGGGCCACCGATGAGGTGGGCTGCTTCGATTTGAATGAAGACGGCATCGAGTCATTGACCGATCCGTCCAAGCTCTTCGTCACCCGCACCCGCAATCCCGTGCCGGGAACCTGCATCACCGTGACCTTGGAGGGCCGGCGCCCACTGGTCGCCGAGGTGCAGACCCTGCTCTCGCGCAGCAACGCCCCGGCAGCCCGGCGCGCCACCAGCGGATTGGACGCGGCCCGCGCACAGATGGTGGTCGCGGTCCTGCAAGCGCGGGCGCATATGGACCTGTCCTCCATGGATTCCTACATCGCCACCGTTGGCGGGGTGAAAATCGCGGAGCCGGCCTCCGACTTGGCCTGCGCCCTGGCGCTGGCCTCTTCGATGAACGAGTTCCCCCTGCCCCAGGATTTTGTGGCCTTCGGCGAAGTCGGGCTGGCCGGGGAGGTGCGGCAGGTGCCGGAGATTTCACGTCGCATCACCGAGGCGCAACGCCTGGGCTTCTCCTTCGCGATGGCCCCGGCCACCCCGGAACCGCTGAAAAATATCCCCGACGGGATCCGCGTATTCCAGGTGGAAAACATCGCCCAGGCCTTGGATATCGCCTTCACCCAGCGGCAGAAGCCAACACGATAA
- a CDS encoding FUSC family protein: MAIGSTQKRLPAKVAGFLAARNRAGLLRARNSLPRILRMTLGAIGAFWIAESIWGHTQPIFSATSALISLGFGASTTARKTAEVALGCTLGVALGDTLMHWFGQGIWQAALVMSLSLVVARYLDSGAIFSTQLGMQSALVVLLPVSVDGPFARSIDALTGSLLALLVIIFWPTDPRRTPVAALSELFKELSEAILECSWAIRDDDRRSAFHALIKARGTQKHLDKLPGAFSASKEIAMISPAGRRHRHELARLSERFNHYDWTARNLRVFARRLASVLSNGALTPEGAEALAPLLREVSEAANSLAHSVREQTVAGQRKYEKSAVRQLENAAAQLDPRALGVEGLQGEGLVLLLRPMIVDLLEAAGRNHDEAISALPKLS, encoded by the coding sequence ATGGCTATTGGGAGTACTCAGAAGCGATTGCCGGCAAAGGTTGCCGGCTTCCTGGCTGCGCGAAACCGCGCCGGATTGCTCCGCGCGCGCAATTCGCTGCCTAGGATTCTGCGCATGACCCTGGGCGCCATCGGCGCCTTCTGGATTGCCGAGAGCATCTGGGGGCACACCCAGCCGATTTTTTCCGCCACCAGCGCCCTGATTTCCCTGGGCTTCGGCGCTTCCACCACGGCGCGCAAAACCGCCGAGGTGGCCCTGGGCTGCACCCTGGGCGTGGCCTTGGGCGATACCTTGATGCACTGGTTCGGCCAGGGCATCTGGCAGGCGGCCCTGGTGATGTCGCTGAGCCTGGTGGTGGCCCGCTACCTGGACTCAGGGGCGATCTTCTCCACCCAGTTGGGCATGCAATCGGCGCTGGTCGTCCTGCTGCCGGTCAGCGTGGACGGTCCCTTTGCCAGATCCATCGACGCGCTGACCGGTTCGCTGCTGGCCCTGCTGGTGATCATCTTCTGGCCCACCGATCCGCGGCGCACCCCGGTGGCGGCCCTGAGCGAACTGTTCAAGGAACTCTCCGAGGCCATCCTCGAATGCTCGTGGGCCATCCGCGATGATGACCGGCGCTCGGCATTCCACGCGCTGATCAAGGCCCGCGGAACCCAGAAGCACCTGGACAAGCTGCCCGGGGCTTTCAGTGCCTCCAAGGAAATCGCGATGATTTCCCCGGCCGGCCGCCGGCACCGCCACGAGCTGGCCCGGCTTTCCGAACGCTTCAACCACTACGACTGGACCGCCCGCAACCTGCGCGTCTTCGCACGCCGCTTGGCATCGGTGCTCAGCAATGGGGCGCTGACCCCTGAAGGGGCCGAGGCTCTGGCACCGCTGTTGCGCGAGGTCTCGGAGGCCGCGAACTCGCTGGCCCACTCGGTGCGCGAACAAACCGTGGCCGGGCAACGCAAATACGAAAAATCCGCGGTGCGCCAATTGGAGAACGCAGCGGCGCAGCTGGACCCGCGGGCGCTAGGGGTCGAGGGCCTGCAGGGCGAAGGCCTGGTGCTATTGCTGCGGCCGATGATCGTGGATCTGCTCGAAGCCGCCGGGCGCAATCACGACGAAGCCATCAGCGCGTTGCCCAAGCTGTCTTGA
- the pstS gene encoding phosphate ABC transporter substrate-binding protein PstS, with product MKLNRFGSAAAVLSVAALALTACGSDSPTAASSESAAGSSSASGVTGTLTGIGASSQNSAMEAWSTGFKAANSGATVQYSPDGSGAGREAFLAGGAQFAGSDAYLKEEEATKAKEVCGPDGAFNIPAYVSPIAVAFNLEGVDEINMDAATIAKVFKKEITKWNDEAIATQNPDVELPDTAITVVHRNDESGTTENFVEYLKAAAADVWSYEVSGDWPSDIQSENAKGTSGVVSTTTSTNGAITYADFSAVGGLSTVNVKVGDEYTKISADAAAKALEAATPVEGAAENDLALDLKRDTTESGTYPIVLVSYHIFCSSYKDQATVDLVKAFGNYVVSEEGQKTAQESAGNAPISASIAEKAAKAIDSITVAQ from the coding sequence GTGAAGCTCAATCGCTTTGGCAGTGCAGCTGCCGTCCTTTCTGTCGCGGCACTCGCACTGACCGCTTGCGGTTCAGACAGCCCAACCGCTGCCAGCTCCGAGAGCGCAGCAGGCAGCTCATCGGCCTCTGGCGTCACCGGCACCCTGACCGGCATCGGTGCTTCCAGCCAGAATTCGGCAATGGAAGCATGGAGCACCGGCTTCAAGGCCGCCAACTCCGGCGCCACCGTGCAGTACTCGCCAGATGGCTCCGGCGCAGGCCGTGAAGCCTTCCTGGCAGGCGGCGCGCAGTTCGCCGGCTCGGATGCCTACCTGAAGGAAGAGGAAGCCACCAAGGCCAAGGAAGTGTGCGGCCCGGACGGTGCCTTCAACATCCCGGCCTACGTTTCGCCGATCGCTGTTGCCTTCAACCTCGAAGGCGTTGATGAGATCAACATGGACGCAGCCACCATCGCCAAGGTGTTCAAGAAGGAAATCACCAAGTGGAACGATGAGGCCATCGCCACGCAGAACCCGGATGTGGAACTGCCTGACACCGCCATCACCGTGGTTCACCGCAACGATGAGTCCGGTACCACCGAGAACTTCGTCGAGTACCTGAAGGCTGCCGCAGCCGATGTCTGGAGCTACGAGGTTTCCGGCGACTGGCCAAGCGACATCCAGTCGGAGAACGCCAAGGGCACCTCCGGCGTGGTTTCGACCACCACCTCCACCAACGGCGCCATCACCTACGCTGACTTCTCCGCAGTGGGCGGCCTGTCCACCGTGAACGTCAAGGTCGGCGACGAGTACACCAAGATCTCGGCTGATGCAGCTGCCAAGGCCCTGGAAGCCGCAACCCCGGTTGAAGGCGCGGCCGAAAATGACCTGGCACTGGACCTGAAGCGCGACACCACCGAGTCGGGCACCTACCCAATCGTGCTGGTTTCGTACCACATCTTCTGCAGCAGCTACAAGGATCAGGCCACCGTGGACCTGGTCAAGGCCTTCGGCAACTACGTAGTTTCCGAGGAAGGCCAGAAGACCGCCCAGGAATCGGCCGGCAACGCGCCGATCTCGGCAAGCATCGCAGAGAAGGCTGCCAAGGCGATCGACTCGATCACCGTCGCCCAGTAG
- the pstC gene encoding phosphate ABC transporter permease subunit PstC, which produces MTTNALTSKSSTSGRAGDKIFSGAALAAGVLILITLFAVAVFLLIQALPTFFADPAEISGGQGFFAYIWPIVIGTVIAAAIALAVATPIGIGVALFISHFAPRKVAGPLGYLIDLLAAIPSVIYGAWGYMVLAPALVPGYEWLAANLGFLPIFEGPASQTGKTMLTAGIVLAVMVLPIITSLSREIFLQTPKLHEEAALALGATRWEMITTAVIPFARPGIISAVMLGLGRALGETMAVALVLSTGNLIPSLIKTGNQTIAAEIALNFPEAFGLRLSELIAAGLVLFLITLVVNMIARGIIARHKEFSGAN; this is translated from the coding sequence ATGACTACCAATGCTTTGACGAGCAAGTCATCGACTTCCGGCCGCGCAGGCGACAAGATCTTCTCTGGCGCCGCGCTGGCTGCCGGTGTCCTGATCCTGATCACGCTCTTCGCGGTCGCGGTCTTCTTGCTGATCCAAGCGCTACCGACGTTCTTCGCTGATCCGGCGGAGATTTCCGGTGGCCAAGGATTCTTCGCTTACATCTGGCCGATTGTTATCGGCACCGTCATCGCAGCCGCCATCGCGCTGGCTGTAGCTACCCCGATCGGCATCGGCGTGGCGCTATTCATCTCGCACTTCGCCCCCAGGAAGGTTGCTGGCCCGCTCGGCTACCTGATCGACCTGCTGGCCGCGATTCCGTCGGTCATCTATGGCGCCTGGGGCTACATGGTGCTGGCACCGGCCCTGGTCCCGGGATACGAATGGCTGGCCGCGAACCTGGGATTCCTTCCCATCTTCGAGGGTCCCGCCTCGCAGACCGGCAAGACCATGCTCACCGCTGGCATCGTCCTGGCCGTCATGGTGCTTCCGATCATCACCTCGCTGAGCCGAGAAATCTTCTTGCAGACGCCCAAGCTGCATGAAGAAGCGGCGCTGGCCCTGGGAGCCACCCGCTGGGAAATGATCACCACCGCGGTGATCCCTTTTGCCCGGCCAGGCATCATCTCGGCGGTCATGCTGGGACTGGGACGTGCCCTGGGCGAGACCATGGCCGTGGCCCTGGTGCTCTCCACCGGCAACCTGATCCCGTCGCTGATAAAGACCGGCAACCAGACCATTGCCGCGGAAATCGCCTTGAACTTCCCCGAGGCATTCGGGCTGCGCCTCTCGGAGCTGATCGCTGCCGGCCTGGTCCTGTTCCTGATCACCCTGGTAGTGAACATGATCGCCCGCGGAATCATCGCCCGCCACAAGGAATTCTCGGGAGCTAACTGA